The Musa acuminata AAA Group cultivar baxijiao chromosome BXJ3-6, Cavendish_Baxijiao_AAA, whole genome shotgun sequence region GAGGGACTCCGAGCACTGCAAATAGAACCAGAGCCGTGGCTCTGACACCGCTATCTGCTGTGATCGCTTGCTGAATCGAACCATTGAACTCTTTCGAGGACCAAACGCTTACGACTGCGGTGGCAGCCATGCAGACAAACACCATGAAGTTGCTCGCCGCCCAAACCACTCTCGAACCCACCTTTCGGCACATTGGCTCGATCAAGAAAGAAGTAACACCCAGCACGATCTGCGAACAAGTGCACAATTTGGATCAGCAATGTTGTTGGTGAAAAGGAAGTAAATAGGCAGCTATTTCGATTCCTCTCACCGAATTAAGCAGCAAACCAAATGCTCCTTGTCTGACGCCTCGGTTGTAGGCATCGATCTCGGCATTGGTTCCCTTCGGATTCCCATGATAGATTTCCCGGCCCATCCAATCGGTGTCGTAGAGGATGAAGGGAAACCATGACAACTGCAAGCCACCAAGAAACAGCAAAGAAGTTCAAGGAGCTCATCCACAGAGATCTCAAGCTCAAATCCAATGGAGTTGAGTGCATACCCAGGTGAGGGAGGTAACAAGAAGCACCGAAGGCATTCCAGGAGGTAAATTCTTGAAGGCCTTGAAGACAGCAAGAAAGCTGGCACTTTGCTCGCCCTCACTGGGCATCAGTTCTTCCTTGGAGTCGACTCTTGCAGGGGCTTGAGGGTCTGGCGCAGGTCCACTCAGAGGAACTTCTTTGGCAAAGATCAGCGTCACCGTCAAACTGATGATCAGAAAGAACTGTTTCCAGTGGAGAAGAGTGTAATCAGGGAGTGACAAGCATGAACACGAAGCTTAAGGTGAATTTAGGACACAGAGCAGAGGAAAGGACGTACCACAGCGATAATGAATGCCGCCTTCAAGTTTGCACAGGCTTCACAGCAAGCCCTCGTCATCAAGAATGGAAACCACCTACACCAACATTTACAGAAGGCAGATTAGTCTTTGTTGGAAGTCATCTATCAGTCAGGAACATGATGATGAACTGAGCAAGTAGGCCAACGTACCTGTGCCAATTTCCAGTAGAACCTGAAGAGTATCCCAGAATATTTCCCAGAGCCATCCATGAACAGAAGATAGCATTTGCTGCACTGCATCCATGATGACCTAACAACACAAGGAAGGTTTAGAGATTGTTCATGAAGCAGAAGCTTGATCCTTCTTCCAGCAGCAGAGCAAGACATGCAAGTAAGGATTTTTACCTGAGAGATCAGCCATGAGTGCCCGAGCAGGACCCTACGATGATCATATGTTGGTGAGACTCAAAATTCAATAAGAACGTGTTaggattgataagtatttttaggagtcttaattatatttaaattagttgataggattttaactaaattaaaatttcttagtGACTTAGGGTTCGTTCATATAAATACAATCTGTGTCTTAAGGTTTTGATGATAGGACGAGCTCTAAGGGTTCTAAATAAGAagagtcatatttgagtgggcataATTTAAGGATCTTGTATTTGATCTCATATATTGAAGAATTTGCTAAATCACATTAATCTTGTATCAACTTTctagtatatttttttattgttaatcTCTAGatgttttcttttgattttcaattttttttcttcccctCCCAACAAGATGAACTCGAAGCATCGAAGATCACAACGAAAAACAAGAAGACTTACTTGAACTGCATTGTTGGAGAAATCCAGCAACCAAAATCCAAGAACATAAATGATGGCTGCATGCCATCGAGCACCACGATAAACACTACAGTGTTTCTTTGTATCACCAAGTGCATATCCTATATCAGAAGAAAACCCTACCACGAGCACCTGTAATAGTGAAATCCATGTAAGAAAACAACGTACGTGTTTGTGATACGAGAGAAGGCTTGcaagtctatatatatatatactcacagCAACACATATCAAGCAACATCCAACAAATATGAAGGGTCTCCTTCTTCCAAATCTCGATCGACATCTGTCACTCCACAGACCAACACAAGGCTGAACCTGTTCGCCAGAGACATGATATAGATCGATGAGCAACATGAAATGACTACAGATAGAGGGAAATTAATGAGATCGATGGAACACTTACTATGAAGCCTGCGACAGGGCCACAAAGCCATATGATAGAGGAAAGAGCATGAGAGAGGCCCAGCGTCTACACCAACAAGAACAAGAAGATTCGTCCGTTAATAATTGAGAtcgatataattttgaaataatttttttcatcaattttttcgaacgcaataaaattttaaacttgtgTGATTAATTCATCTCCTGACATCGTTTCCTAAATAAAATTAATGTGAAAACATGGGATCTTTGTCTATCATGGAAGATCGTCTTGAGATCAGCACATGATCTGATCCGATGGTTTTCACATGTGTTGCCTCCTTCCATATGCTTACATACCATATAAGCCAAGGAGGAAAGGATTTAAGTGATCTATATGTAGGAGGGGTTTTTTACAAAATTGTATCACCTCTTATTTTATACTAtcatctaaaaaaataataaaaatataattttactaaatataaCTCCTCAATCATCAATTATACTCTTATTTTTCACAAGCTCTAAATTACTGTTACTTCATGTAACTCATTTTATGATCAATTATCCCATAAACATCGATATTGAAACCCTGGGTATGTCCCCTCCAACCATCTTCAACGATTAggaggataataataataataataataattattattattattattattattattattattattattattattattatcataatattattattaatattaaagagaaaaaaaaaagatcatatgAAAGGAGTCAAAAGAGTGTTAGAATTAGGCGATAAGTTGATGACATTTAAGTTCATTTGCATAGCAATATCTTaagaatattaaatattttaaaatgagaTTGTAAATAGCAAAATGAGGGTTGCCAATAGAAATATTCTTAACTAGTACTCTTTCTCCTCTTATCGAAATACCAAAATAGGATTTTAGCTTTATTTCTCTCATTCTTAATCATATTCTAAAGGGATGACAAatctatttcttatcaaaataCCAAAAATTAAAAGTTCACTCAAATAATAGAATGATATATGAAATTCCAATAACAATACTTAATCTAGCCTTATTGAATAGTaaagatttttatataaaataagaaGTATCCAACTTTTTCTAATTTGATCATAAATTCTCATAATTGATTGACCCCTTCTGAGTCTAAATGATTGATAATTCACTCGATATTTCTTAGATGAAACAAAGGATATCTCGAGGGAAAGAACGAATAAGATTTAATTTTCTAAATTGTCAAATTGagaattctcactatttcttaAATTCAAGGATCAAATTCAATTTGATGAGATCTTTCACTCACATTTGCTAACCTATCAAATGAATATAAAGGCAACGTCTCGAACTAACATCAAACATGAAGCAGGGTGGAAATGTCTGCATGCACGCGTGTACGCATGCAAAGTAGCTGAAGATTTGTGTTTCATCTCGAAGAAGCATACCTGAATATAAGGTGTGAGGAGGGACAATTGAAGTGCCCACCCATACTGCACCCCGCCAGCAACCATACATGCGAGGAAGAGCCTCACCA contains the following coding sequences:
- the LOC135640488 gene encoding sucrose transport protein SUT1-like, encoding MAEGEHMAVNGGGDVELVDAKGDYSGASTCSRSRSAAKSISLVRLIAACMAAGGVQYGWALQLSLLTPYVQTLGLSHALSSIIWLCGPVAGFIVQPCVGLWSDRCRSRFGRRRPFIFVGCCLICVAVLVVGFSSDIGYALGDTKKHCSVYRGARWHAAIIYVLGFWLLDFSNNAVQGPARALMADLSGHHGCSAANAIFCSWMALGNILGYSSGSTGNWHRWFPFLMTRACCEACANLKAAFIIAVFFLIISLTVTLIFAKEVPLSGPAPDPQAPARVDSKEELMPSEGEQSASFLAVFKAFKNLPPGMPSVLLVTSLTWLSWFPFILYDTDWMGREIYHGNPKGTNAEIDAYNRGVRQGAFGLLLNSIVLGVTSFLIEPMCRKVGSRVVWAASNFMVFVCMAATAVVSVWSSKEFNGSIQQAITADSGVRATALVLFAVLGVPLAVLFSVPFAVAAQLVVDKGTGGQGLCTGVLNISIVIPQVIIALSAGPWDALFGKGNIPAFALASAIAFVSGFVGLFMLPRLSRSNFATSGLAGGH